From the Musa acuminata AAA Group cultivar baxijiao chromosome BXJ1-2, Cavendish_Baxijiao_AAA, whole genome shotgun sequence genome, one window contains:
- the LOC135605566 gene encoding lipid phosphate phosphatase delta-like isoform X2, whose protein sequence is MKVTRKTHPFINLGRPRRPSTSRLCHQKPPKNEVRSLRSTPRPLLHCIIFSSVGFRSLRRPKSTKRPPKTTSLHRWVGRSRRLRRPDSAQLGGSVPVGKVGTFLRDWKRFLVGSRDRREMEGGVSFWPALMLSSILGWAVASSLFDLTRRVRALTQPWVTRRVLADTPSILRVQRFHHGFLDNMFSVLSCGVSVPFYTGFLPILFWSGHSKLARQMTLLMAFCDYMGNSIKDVVSAPRPSCPPVRRVTATEDEKENAMEYGLPSSHCLNTVCLLGYMLHYVLAHYPQRDGIDIAIWFGLVFLFVMLIGVGRVYLGMHSLIDVVAGISFGLVIFAFWLMVHGYVDEFIISGQNVTYFWASLSLLLSFAYPNPELPTPSFEYHTAFNGVAFGIVTGIQQTYLHYHHDNVPRIFSPQLPVAVFLGRVLVGIPTILIVKFCSKAIAKWLLPIVCNTLGIPIVSSCYVPTLKGSDSKDKSDGKQSGYLQKLVTLFPQKAYDVDTGIRFLQYAGLAWSVVDLVPSLFSHLNL, encoded by the exons ATGAAAGTGACACGAAAGACCCATCCATTCATTAATCTCGGTCGCCCGAGGAGGCCGTCGACGTCCAGACTCTGTCACCAGAAGCCCCCCAAGAACGAAGTTCGAAGTCTCCGTTCAACCCCACGACCGCTTCTCCACTGCATAATCTTCTCGTCTGTTGGATTCAGATCTCTTCGACGTCCAAAATCCACCAAGAGACCGCCAAAAACGACTTCTTTGCATCG TTGGGTAGGACGGTCTCGGAGGCTTCGAAGGCCAGATAGCGCACAGCTCGGAGGGAGCGTTCCCGTGGGAAAAGTTGGGACCTTTTTGCGGGATTGGAAGAGATTTCTTGTCGGAAGCAGGGATCGGAGAGAAATGGAAGGGGGTGTATCGTTTTGGCCGGCGTTGATGCTGTCTTCGATCTTGGGTTGGGCGGTGGCCTCGTCGTTGTTCGATCTCACCAGGAGGGTGAGAGCCTTGACGCAGCCTTGGGTCACCCGCCGCGTGCTCGCGGATACCCCGTCGATACTTCGGGTGCAG AGATTCCACCACGGGTTCTTGGACAACATGTTCTCGGTGCTGTCATGCGGTGTATCGGTGCCATTTTATACAGGATTCCTTCCTATTCTTTTCTGG AGCGGGCATAGCAAATTGGCCAGACAAATGACCCTGTTGATGGCTTTCTGTGACTACATGGGGAATTCCATAAAG GATGTGGTATCAGCTCCTAGACCAAGTTGTCCACCTGTGAGAAGAGTGACTGCCACAGAGGATGAGAAGGAGAATGCCATGGAATATGGATTGCCGTCTTCACACTGTCTGAACACTGTTTGTCTGTTAGG ATATATGTTGCACTATGTACTGGCACATTATCCGCAAAGAGATGGAATTGATATTGCCATTTGGTTTGGGCTAGTTTTCTTGTTTGTCATGCTAATTGGAGTAG GGAGGGTATATTTGGGCATGCATAGCTTGATCGATGTTGTGGCTGGAATAAGCTTTGGGCTTGTTATCTTTGCCTTTTGGTTGATGGTTCATGGATATGTTGATGAGTTCATCATCTCTGGGCAGAATG TTACATATTTCTGGGCAAGCCTGTCTCTTCTATTGTCCTTTGCATACCCTAATCCGGAACTTCCAACCCCAAGCTTTGAGTACCACACAGCCTTTAATGGTGTTGCATTTGGAATA GTTACTGGAATTCAACAAACATATCTTCATTATCACCATGATAATGTTCCACGGATCTTCAGCCCCCAATTACCGGTTGCAGTATTCCTAGGACGAGTATTAGTCGGCATTCCTACCATACTTATTGTGAAGTTCTGCAGCAAGGCTATTGCTAAATGGTTGCTCCCTATTGTTTGCAACACTTTGGGTATTCCAATAGTATCATCATGCTATGTGCCAACACTGAAGGGGTCTGATAGCAAGGACAAGTCTGACGGTAAGCAATCAGGTTATCTTCAGAAATTGGTGACTCTCTTCCCTCAGAAGGCATACGATGTGGACACCGGAATTAGATTTCTCCAGTATGCAGGCCTTGCGTGGTCGGTGGTCGATTTGGTTCCCTCCCTCTTCTCTCATCTCAATTTGTAG
- the LOC135605566 gene encoding lipid phosphate phosphatase delta-like isoform X4, with protein MKVTRKTHPFINLGRPRRPSTSRLCHQKPPKNEVRSLRSTPRPLLHCIIFSSVGFRSLRRPKSTKRPPKTTSLHRAASWVGRSRRLRRPDSAQLGGSVPVGKVGTFLRDWKRFLVGSRDRREMEGGVSFWPALMLSSILGWAVASSLFDLTRRVRALTQPWVTRRVLADTPSILRVQRFHHGFLDNMFSVLSCGVSVPFYTGFLPILFWSGHSKLARQMTLLMAFCDYMGNSIKDVVSAPRPSCPPVRRVTATEDEKENAMEYGLPSSHCLNTVCLLGYMLHYVLAHYPQRDGIDIAIWFGLVFLFVMLIGVGEVTSNSQKLFWVYH; from the exons ATGAAAGTGACACGAAAGACCCATCCATTCATTAATCTCGGTCGCCCGAGGAGGCCGTCGACGTCCAGACTCTGTCACCAGAAGCCCCCCAAGAACGAAGTTCGAAGTCTCCGTTCAACCCCACGACCGCTTCTCCACTGCATAATCTTCTCGTCTGTTGGATTCAGATCTCTTCGACGTCCAAAATCCACCAAGAGACCGCCAAAAACGACTTCTTTGCATCG CGCTGCAAGTTGGGTAGGACGGTCTCGGAGGCTTCGAAGGCCAGATAGCGCACAGCTCGGAGGGAGCGTTCCCGTGGGAAAAGTTGGGACCTTTTTGCGGGATTGGAAGAGATTTCTTGTCGGAAGCAGGGATCGGAGAGAAATGGAAGGGGGTGTATCGTTTTGGCCGGCGTTGATGCTGTCTTCGATCTTGGGTTGGGCGGTGGCCTCGTCGTTGTTCGATCTCACCAGGAGGGTGAGAGCCTTGACGCAGCCTTGGGTCACCCGCCGCGTGCTCGCGGATACCCCGTCGATACTTCGGGTGCAG AGATTCCACCACGGGTTCTTGGACAACATGTTCTCGGTGCTGTCATGCGGTGTATCGGTGCCATTTTATACAGGATTCCTTCCTATTCTTTTCTGG AGCGGGCATAGCAAATTGGCCAGACAAATGACCCTGTTGATGGCTTTCTGTGACTACATGGGGAATTCCATAAAG GATGTGGTATCAGCTCCTAGACCAAGTTGTCCACCTGTGAGAAGAGTGACTGCCACAGAGGATGAGAAGGAGAATGCCATGGAATATGGATTGCCGTCTTCACACTGTCTGAACACTGTTTGTCTGTTAGG ATATATGTTGCACTATGTACTGGCACATTATCCGCAAAGAGATGGAATTGATATTGCCATTTGGTTTGGGCTAGTTTTCTTGTTTGTCATGCTAATTGGAGTAGGTGAGGTGACTTCCAATTCGCAAAAGTTATTTTGGGTATACCACTAA
- the LOC135605566 gene encoding lipid phosphate phosphatase delta-like isoform X1 produces the protein MKVTRKTHPFINLGRPRRPSTSRLCHQKPPKNEVRSLRSTPRPLLHCIIFSSVGFRSLRRPKSTKRPPKTTSLHRAASWVGRSRRLRRPDSAQLGGSVPVGKVGTFLRDWKRFLVGSRDRREMEGGVSFWPALMLSSILGWAVASSLFDLTRRVRALTQPWVTRRVLADTPSILRVQRFHHGFLDNMFSVLSCGVSVPFYTGFLPILFWSGHSKLARQMTLLMAFCDYMGNSIKDVVSAPRPSCPPVRRVTATEDEKENAMEYGLPSSHCLNTVCLLGYMLHYVLAHYPQRDGIDIAIWFGLVFLFVMLIGVGRVYLGMHSLIDVVAGISFGLVIFAFWLMVHGYVDEFIISGQNVTYFWASLSLLLSFAYPNPELPTPSFEYHTAFNGVAFGIVTGIQQTYLHYHHDNVPRIFSPQLPVAVFLGRVLVGIPTILIVKFCSKAIAKWLLPIVCNTLGIPIVSSCYVPTLKGSDSKDKSDGKQSGYLQKLVTLFPQKAYDVDTGIRFLQYAGLAWSVVDLVPSLFSHLNL, from the exons ATGAAAGTGACACGAAAGACCCATCCATTCATTAATCTCGGTCGCCCGAGGAGGCCGTCGACGTCCAGACTCTGTCACCAGAAGCCCCCCAAGAACGAAGTTCGAAGTCTCCGTTCAACCCCACGACCGCTTCTCCACTGCATAATCTTCTCGTCTGTTGGATTCAGATCTCTTCGACGTCCAAAATCCACCAAGAGACCGCCAAAAACGACTTCTTTGCATCG CGCTGCAAGTTGGGTAGGACGGTCTCGGAGGCTTCGAAGGCCAGATAGCGCACAGCTCGGAGGGAGCGTTCCCGTGGGAAAAGTTGGGACCTTTTTGCGGGATTGGAAGAGATTTCTTGTCGGAAGCAGGGATCGGAGAGAAATGGAAGGGGGTGTATCGTTTTGGCCGGCGTTGATGCTGTCTTCGATCTTGGGTTGGGCGGTGGCCTCGTCGTTGTTCGATCTCACCAGGAGGGTGAGAGCCTTGACGCAGCCTTGGGTCACCCGCCGCGTGCTCGCGGATACCCCGTCGATACTTCGGGTGCAG AGATTCCACCACGGGTTCTTGGACAACATGTTCTCGGTGCTGTCATGCGGTGTATCGGTGCCATTTTATACAGGATTCCTTCCTATTCTTTTCTGG AGCGGGCATAGCAAATTGGCCAGACAAATGACCCTGTTGATGGCTTTCTGTGACTACATGGGGAATTCCATAAAG GATGTGGTATCAGCTCCTAGACCAAGTTGTCCACCTGTGAGAAGAGTGACTGCCACAGAGGATGAGAAGGAGAATGCCATGGAATATGGATTGCCGTCTTCACACTGTCTGAACACTGTTTGTCTGTTAGG ATATATGTTGCACTATGTACTGGCACATTATCCGCAAAGAGATGGAATTGATATTGCCATTTGGTTTGGGCTAGTTTTCTTGTTTGTCATGCTAATTGGAGTAG GGAGGGTATATTTGGGCATGCATAGCTTGATCGATGTTGTGGCTGGAATAAGCTTTGGGCTTGTTATCTTTGCCTTTTGGTTGATGGTTCATGGATATGTTGATGAGTTCATCATCTCTGGGCAGAATG TTACATATTTCTGGGCAAGCCTGTCTCTTCTATTGTCCTTTGCATACCCTAATCCGGAACTTCCAACCCCAAGCTTTGAGTACCACACAGCCTTTAATGGTGTTGCATTTGGAATA GTTACTGGAATTCAACAAACATATCTTCATTATCACCATGATAATGTTCCACGGATCTTCAGCCCCCAATTACCGGTTGCAGTATTCCTAGGACGAGTATTAGTCGGCATTCCTACCATACTTATTGTGAAGTTCTGCAGCAAGGCTATTGCTAAATGGTTGCTCCCTATTGTTTGCAACACTTTGGGTATTCCAATAGTATCATCATGCTATGTGCCAACACTGAAGGGGTCTGATAGCAAGGACAAGTCTGACGGTAAGCAATCAGGTTATCTTCAGAAATTGGTGACTCTCTTCCCTCAGAAGGCATACGATGTGGACACCGGAATTAGATTTCTCCAGTATGCAGGCCTTGCGTGGTCGGTGGTCGATTTGGTTCCCTCCCTCTTCTCTCATCTCAATTTGTAG
- the LOC135605566 gene encoding lipid phosphate phosphatase delta-like isoform X3 produces MEGGVSFWPALMLSSILGWAVASSLFDLTRRVRALTQPWVTRRVLADTPSILRVQRFHHGFLDNMFSVLSCGVSVPFYTGFLPILFWSGHSKLARQMTLLMAFCDYMGNSIKDVVSAPRPSCPPVRRVTATEDEKENAMEYGLPSSHCLNTVCLLGYMLHYVLAHYPQRDGIDIAIWFGLVFLFVMLIGVGRVYLGMHSLIDVVAGISFGLVIFAFWLMVHGYVDEFIISGQNVTYFWASLSLLLSFAYPNPELPTPSFEYHTAFNGVAFGIVTGIQQTYLHYHHDNVPRIFSPQLPVAVFLGRVLVGIPTILIVKFCSKAIAKWLLPIVCNTLGIPIVSSCYVPTLKGSDSKDKSDGKQSGYLQKLVTLFPQKAYDVDTGIRFLQYAGLAWSVVDLVPSLFSHLNL; encoded by the exons ATGGAAGGGGGTGTATCGTTTTGGCCGGCGTTGATGCTGTCTTCGATCTTGGGTTGGGCGGTGGCCTCGTCGTTGTTCGATCTCACCAGGAGGGTGAGAGCCTTGACGCAGCCTTGGGTCACCCGCCGCGTGCTCGCGGATACCCCGTCGATACTTCGGGTGCAG AGATTCCACCACGGGTTCTTGGACAACATGTTCTCGGTGCTGTCATGCGGTGTATCGGTGCCATTTTATACAGGATTCCTTCCTATTCTTTTCTGG AGCGGGCATAGCAAATTGGCCAGACAAATGACCCTGTTGATGGCTTTCTGTGACTACATGGGGAATTCCATAAAG GATGTGGTATCAGCTCCTAGACCAAGTTGTCCACCTGTGAGAAGAGTGACTGCCACAGAGGATGAGAAGGAGAATGCCATGGAATATGGATTGCCGTCTTCACACTGTCTGAACACTGTTTGTCTGTTAGG ATATATGTTGCACTATGTACTGGCACATTATCCGCAAAGAGATGGAATTGATATTGCCATTTGGTTTGGGCTAGTTTTCTTGTTTGTCATGCTAATTGGAGTAG GGAGGGTATATTTGGGCATGCATAGCTTGATCGATGTTGTGGCTGGAATAAGCTTTGGGCTTGTTATCTTTGCCTTTTGGTTGATGGTTCATGGATATGTTGATGAGTTCATCATCTCTGGGCAGAATG TTACATATTTCTGGGCAAGCCTGTCTCTTCTATTGTCCTTTGCATACCCTAATCCGGAACTTCCAACCCCAAGCTTTGAGTACCACACAGCCTTTAATGGTGTTGCATTTGGAATA GTTACTGGAATTCAACAAACATATCTTCATTATCACCATGATAATGTTCCACGGATCTTCAGCCCCCAATTACCGGTTGCAGTATTCCTAGGACGAGTATTAGTCGGCATTCCTACCATACTTATTGTGAAGTTCTGCAGCAAGGCTATTGCTAAATGGTTGCTCCCTATTGTTTGCAACACTTTGGGTATTCCAATAGTATCATCATGCTATGTGCCAACACTGAAGGGGTCTGATAGCAAGGACAAGTCTGACGGTAAGCAATCAGGTTATCTTCAGAAATTGGTGACTCTCTTCCCTCAGAAGGCATACGATGTGGACACCGGAATTAGATTTCTCCAGTATGCAGGCCTTGCGTGGTCGGTGGTCGATTTGGTTCCCTCCCTCTTCTCTCATCTCAATTTGTAG